The window AAATAGGtagttgtaggggcagctaggtggtgcaatggatagagcaccggccctggagtcaggaggacctgtgttcaaatccggcctcagacacttaacacttactagctgtgtgaccctgggcaagtcatttaaccccaattgcctcacccaaaaaataaataaataaataaaataaacaggtaGTTGTCATATctggatttttacatttttattcaagGCTCAGTCTGGGAAAGAAGATGTTTTTTGAGCAAGCAATTTCCCAAACATACCTGATTGCTTCATAAAGTAGCCATCTGTGGCCAGAGCAAGGCTGAGGTCAGTGCCCTCCGCCTAGTCATAAAGGCAGTCTCTACCTCAGCTTCTCATTCCCCTGAGACTCAGCTCCAGCCTCCTGTGCCTGCCTCTCCCACAGTCATGGTGCTCAACAGGGCTTTCTTCATCCTGAGCTTTGTACCTCTGCTTATGGCTCAGCAGCCAGACTGTGCCAGCCTCATTCCAACTTTCAATGATACTATCATAGACCAGGTgagtcccttctttctcttccctgctGATATTGAACTATTCAGAAAGGTCACCTAGCTTTATAGAAGAGTGGACAACCAACCTACAACTGACTGTGAATCCATAGGCCAGTGATGTGACCTTTCTATATTTCATTAATGGGGAGAGTTCTGTTCCCTACCCCCGCTGGGACCTGGAGTTTTTAATTCTCCTAGTTGCTATGTATTCTCATGGGCTTTCTAACATCTAGATTGGGATAGAGATAGAGTCTCTCTGTAGTTACTGACCCCAAGGCTGCTCCATCCTGGGCCACAACTGGGTACAGTCCAGTAATCATTTCTTGCCACTGGGAATAGCCTGGTTCCCAACTCTGAGCACCTTAATTGGTTGCAAGGAGATGTGATCAGCTACCCATAGCAACATGGCCAGGGGTCATATGCAGTGATCATAGCTCATACTTGTGATGCACGATGGGATAGCATCCAAGTGATCTCATAGGGTAGGGGATAGGAAGAAGTACTTTCCTAtaatttctattattatcctaacCCACCCCAGATTCTATATTAACAGTCAATGCCTACTGTCTCTCCAGTTGTCTGGCAAGTGGTACTATATTGCCTCAGCGTTTGGCTTCCGTCCATACCAAGAAGAGGCCCAGAGGATCCAGTCATCTTTCTACTACTTTATCCCCAATAAGACAGAGGACGTATTCCAAGGAAAAGAGTACAATACCATGTAAGAGTTCTCAGTACAGCAGTGGGCTAGAAAGTTGGAAAGAGGCACAACGAAGAACCGTGCTGCGTCCCCTCCTTTGCTCTATTTCATTCTGTTCTCCTCTCCAGGTTTTCTAGTGATGTGGCAGAATGAGTTCTAGCCTTGGCATCAGAAGATCTGGTCTAAAGTCCTTGCTCTGGCACTTATCAGTCATGTGGGGCTGCACAGGCCACgcaagtctctgagcctcagtttcttcacccttCAAATGGGGAGAATTTTTCTTACCCACCTCAGAGCTTAGTGTGggtaaagcatttttaaatcttaaagttcCATAGTACTTAGAGTTATTTCTCCTACTCCACATACCAGTTCTAAGCAGCTCTTTCCTAaaagtgtctctgtctctgtctcattctctctctctctctctctctctctctctctctctctctctctctctctctctctctctttctctctcactctctctctcacacacacacacacacacacacacaccagtctcCTCAACTTCTTTTTGTCCTTCTCCCCTTTTAATCTCCCCTATCCTGCACTGAGAGAAAAGAGATCCATGTTCTAGCCTGATATTCCCTCCCTAATTCCCTCTGCTCATGACTCTCTCATGCTTTATGGAGGGTTTGGATTATATGACTGAAGTGCTTCTCATTAGATGACATTATATGGAACATCTCTTCTTTTAGTGGAGACAAATGTGTGTATGAAGAAAGTGAGATCCTCTTCAACAGAACCAATGGAATCCTTTCAAAGATCGGTAAGATACCCCTGGAGGCCTTGGGCTAGGGAAGAGATGGTAGGAAGGAAACATGGTGTTTCTGCttagccccaaagggcagaactggaggtgatcagtggacaTTCAATCTCTTGCAGTAGATCCGAATCAGCGTCATGACGTCCAGGTTATGCTGACCCAGGACCAGAATGGCTTTTTCATGTTCGTCTTTCTAAATGACACAGTTCTTCGAGGAGTGTCTCTTTCTGGTATGTTTCTTCCAGGGAACCCAGGTGAAAACacatgggaagaaaaagaagcccTGGTTAATACACATATGGCCTCAGGCCTCATAGTTCCCTTCTCCATTGTAGCAAGCGGTCAAGCCAGATTTCTTCAAGGGTGTCTAGTGCCTCCAAATCCTATGTTTCTTCCATAATTACCCAGACACTCAACCTACCATGCCCTTTTCTCAGGGGATCTCCTCTCGTTGGGTCCCCAACTCCAACCCTTCCTGCCTGGAGCCCTGCCCATGTGCCAGACCCCTCTATCCCCTTCCAAATTTCACTGTGTCTAATGCCCCGTCTTCCACCCTCTCAATACTGTACTACACTGCACTGTCACTGGCTAATGGTAACCACCATGGTTTTTTGCTTGTTCTGAACTCTCTTCATTCTCCCCCCCAAAGTTTCAACCCAGAAGGCCTCTGAGGAGCATCTGAAAGAGTTCCAGGAGATTGTCAAGTGCCTGGGCTTCCGAGAGGAGGAGTTGAACTACACCGATTGGAGCAAGGTAAAGCCCAGAGGCTAGTGTAGAGACCAAGCAAAGGAGGCAAGAGGGAACCTCCAAAGGGGTTTGGGCAGGGTCAGGGACATAAACAATGCCATGCTTTGTATCTCTAGGTCTGGTAGTATTCTTAGATGGGCTGGAGGGCAACAGCCcttgctctcaggaagcttacgTTCAAAAACAGGAGACTACAAGCACTAATGCGATAAACACAGATAAAATAGACACAGGGTAACCTTAGAGAAAAGGGTGCCGGCACCTCCAAGGACCAAAAGAGGGCCCATGAAGAAGGTGATGCTCAAGCTGGGTGTTAAAGAAGATCCAAGATGGGGAGGGCATTCTGGGCATGAGGTATGGCCATGGCAAAGCTGGAGAGGAGAGATGAAATGTTATGTGTGAGGAACGGCAAATAGATGAGTAGCGCTGCCTATAGAGTGTGTTGAGGGGAATCATgttgaagagaaccaggaaactAGGATGGAACAAGgttttaaagagctttaaatgccccAAAGAGGAGTCCatacttgatcctagaggtaagagggaacacctggagtttgttgagtaggagAGGATGATATTGTTATACCtaaactttaagaaaatcactcaggtggctgtgtggaggatggattggagattGGAGAAATCAGAGGCAGGAACCAATTGGAGGCTGTGACAGTGAGTCCTGGGTGACGATGGAGAGAATGGAGATGGAGAGGTTGGAGGATGAGAGATTCTGTTGAGGTAGAATTAGCAGATCTTGGTGCCTGGAGGAGGTGAGGCAGGAAGAGCTAAATGTCCTGGAGGCCCACTATGAGGGGATAGTCTACCAGCCAGGAGGAGATGTCCTGGAGTAGCTGGAGACAGGGGCCTGAGGTACAAACCCCTCAGGATGCAGAAGACTAAAAAAACATGTACTTGGGCTTTCTCTACTGCCCAAGAGATGGAAGCCCCACAGGGATCCTGAATTGGATCAGCCAGTGACCCTGCCCTCCCCTGGGGCTGACCAGCAGCCTTCATGATGGCCTGGTTGGGCTTGCCAGTTCCCAGGGTATGGCGCCTAACCTTGCTTTCCCACCTCTCCCACCCCCAGGATAAGTGTGAGCCACTGGAGAAGGAGCACATTGAAAAGCAGAGCAAGGAAGCCAAGGATGCATCCAGAACAGAAGAGCCCTCCTAGACCCGAATGGCCTAACTCACCTGTGGCTCCCTGGTCAGGCCATCTGGAGGCCATTTGTGAAATAAACAAACATGGTCACTGTACTCCAAGCCAAAGCAGtggatttgtatttattcacattCAATTGGTCTTCAGCAGACATTTGCATTCTTAAATTAGGAAGATTGGCCCTGGGGCAAACCTCCTGCTGGGAGATAAGTGGGTGGCATAGAATCAAGAGCACTGAATTGGGAATCAGAGGAATcaggttctaatcctgcctcaacTTCTTACTAAGT is drawn from Dromiciops gliroides isolate mDroGli1 chromosome 2, mDroGli1.pri, whole genome shotgun sequence and contains these coding sequences:
- the ORM1 gene encoding alpha-1-acid glycoprotein 1 isoform X2, whose amino-acid sequence is MVLNRAFFILSFVPLLMAQQPDCASLIPTFNDTIIDQLSGKWYYIASAFGFRPYQEEAQRIQSSFYYFIPNKTEDVFQGKEYNTIGDKCVYEESEILFNRTNGILSKIVDPNQRHDVQVMLTQDQNGFFMFVFLNDTVLRGVSLSVSTQKASEEHLKEFQEIVKCLGFREEELNYTDWSKDKCEPLEKEHIEKQSKEAKDASRTEEPS
- the ORM1 gene encoding alpha-1-acid glycoprotein 1 isoform X1, yielding MVLNRAFFILSFVPLLMAQQPDCASLIPTFNDTIIDQLSGKWYYIASAFGFRPYQEEAQRIQSSFYYFIPNKTEDVFQGKEYNTIGDKCVYEESEILFNRTNGILSKIDPNQRHDVQVMLTQDQNGFFMFVFLNDTVLRGVSLSVSTQKASEEHLKEFQEIVKCLGFREEELNYTDWSKDKCEPLEKEHIEKQSKEAKDASRTEEPS